Proteins from a genomic interval of Flammeovirgaceae bacterium SG7u.111:
- a CDS encoding VCBS repeat-containing protein → MKLMKFTPIFLFLGILLFGCSGIESEQRATKNEGVALFQSVPPNSSGVEFQNTLHENDSLNYFTYPYIYMGGGVSIGDINNDGLADIYLTGNFVDNKLYLNKGNFKFEDITEKAGVAGAGMWSTGSTMADVNGDGLLDIYLSVSGKFGSRTNQLYINNGDETFTERAKEFNIADEGYSTQGTFFDYDNDGDLDLYVSNYPPTSFRTPNEQYRYLMNTVTWKDSDHMYRNDDGKGFTDVTEEANMLSFGLTLSATTGDFNQDGLVDLYVSNDFATPDFFYFNNGDGTFTEKLQEITKNISMFGMGVDIGDFNNDGLLDIVQMEMNPSTNKRSKANMASMNPGLFWSSVNNGFHYQYMQNSLQLNRGLNGDLPIFSNVARIAGMSSTDWSWSPLFVDLDNDGWKDVFISNGTRRDINHKDYFKKIDKKKDKMENSLKYTLGIPSEKVDNFAFRNNGDLTFTNSVKEWGLSFEGYSNGSAYGDLDNDGDLDIVVSNIDDFVGIFENRATELEDNHFLQVRLKGTGKNHFALGAKIKVEDGNQSQFYEITTTRGFQSSAQPLAHFGLGAETEVDKVIVTWTDGKEEVLENVKADQILNLDYANATDPAMVAVEKAKPMFEEVSKEKGVDHIHIENTYNDFALEPLLPHRTSAYGPALATGDINGDGLEDFYIGGASQKTGGLFVQTAEGTFNKTLPTALEADVREEDLGAAFFDADGDGDQDLYVVSGGNIYKKGAPQLQDRLYINDGKGNLTKSDGLPDIRVSGSCVLPADYDGDGDLDLFVGGRLVPRNYPLPADSYILENRSEGGKISFVDVTKDIAPELAGLGMVTSGEWVDYDNDGAVDLVLAGEWMPITFFKNKNGKFENMTEEYGLANTTGWWFSILAEDFDGDGDKDFVLGNLGLNYKYKANEKETFDVYAKDFDENGKIDIVLGYYNQGTQFPVRGRQCSSEQIPIIQMQYETYDEFSVATLEDVYSKEALESALHYQVTDFSSAYIENLGDGKFKRHKLPNEVQLSSINGIVAEDFNEDGNLDIIVAGNLYTSEVETPRNDGGIGCLLLGDGKGNFTPTTFPESGILIYNDTRDLKLIKGNKEWLLLAGNNQGPVQIFKKEVDRKELAVLNQ, encoded by the coding sequence ATGAAACTAATGAAGTTTACCCCTATTTTTTTATTTCTAGGCATTTTGTTGTTTGGCTGCTCTGGTATAGAAAGCGAGCAGCGCGCAACGAAAAATGAAGGTGTTGCTCTTTTTCAGTCTGTACCCCCTAATAGTTCAGGCGTAGAATTCCAGAATACGTTACACGAAAATGATAGCCTCAATTATTTTACCTACCCTTATATATATATGGGAGGTGGAGTATCGATTGGCGATATCAATAACGATGGGCTTGCCGATATTTACCTAACGGGTAATTTTGTCGATAACAAGCTTTATCTTAACAAAGGCAACTTCAAGTTTGAAGATATAACAGAAAAAGCTGGAGTGGCGGGAGCTGGTATGTGGTCAACCGGAAGTACCATGGCCGATGTGAATGGCGATGGGCTTTTGGATATTTACCTTTCCGTTTCAGGGAAATTTGGTTCAAGAACCAATCAATTGTACATCAACAATGGGGATGAGACTTTTACCGAAAGAGCCAAAGAGTTTAATATAGCAGATGAGGGCTATAGTACCCAAGGGACTTTCTTCGATTATGACAACGATGGCGATTTGGACCTGTATGTTTCCAATTATCCTCCTACGTCTTTCAGGACGCCTAATGAGCAATACCGCTACTTAATGAACACGGTCACTTGGAAAGATTCGGACCATATGTATAGGAATGATGACGGAAAGGGTTTTACCGATGTGACCGAAGAGGCAAACATGCTGAGCTTTGGCTTGACATTGAGTGCTACTACAGGAGATTTCAATCAAGATGGGTTGGTCGATTTGTATGTTTCAAATGACTTTGCTACTCCCGACTTTTTCTATTTCAATAATGGTGACGGAACGTTTACCGAAAAGCTACAAGAAATCACCAAAAACATTTCGATGTTCGGTATGGGTGTAGACATTGGGGATTTTAATAATGATGGTTTGTTGGATATTGTACAAATGGAAATGAATCCTTCTACCAACAAACGTAGCAAAGCCAATATGGCAAGTATGAACCCTGGTTTGTTCTGGAGCAGTGTAAATAACGGTTTCCATTATCAGTATATGCAAAACAGCTTGCAGCTTAACCGCGGGCTCAACGGCGATTTACCTATTTTTAGCAATGTAGCCCGCATTGCTGGGATGTCTTCCACAGACTGGAGCTGGTCGCCCTTATTTGTTGACCTTGATAACGACGGATGGAAAGATGTGTTTATCTCCAACGGTACCAGAAGGGATATCAACCACAAGGATTATTTCAAAAAAATAGACAAGAAGAAAGATAAGATGGAGAATTCCTTGAAATATACTTTGGGGATTCCTTCGGAAAAGGTAGACAATTTTGCCTTTAGAAATAACGGTGACCTTACGTTCACTAACTCGGTGAAAGAATGGGGGCTAAGCTTTGAAGGTTATTCAAACGGGTCTGCTTATGGCGACCTAGACAACGATGGCGATCTTGACATCGTGGTTTCTAACATTGATGATTTTGTTGGGATTTTTGAAAATAGGGCTACCGAATTAGAGGATAATCACTTTTTGCAGGTTAGGCTAAAAGGAACGGGGAAAAACCATTTTGCCCTTGGAGCTAAAATAAAAGTAGAGGATGGCAATCAGAGCCAATTCTATGAAATTACTACAACCAGAGGTTTCCAGTCATCGGCGCAGCCACTCGCTCATTTTGGGCTTGGGGCCGAAACGGAAGTGGACAAAGTGATTGTGACTTGGACGGATGGAAAAGAAGAAGTGTTGGAAAATGTGAAAGCTGACCAAATTCTCAATTTGGATTATGCAAATGCAACTGATCCGGCAATGGTGGCTGTAGAAAAAGCTAAGCCTATGTTTGAAGAAGTGAGCAAGGAAAAAGGGGTAGATCATATTCATATTGAAAATACCTATAATGACTTTGCGCTGGAGCCACTTTTGCCACACCGTACATCTGCCTATGGTCCTGCTTTGGCTACAGGCGATATAAATGGAGATGGGTTAGAAGATTTTTATATTGGAGGCGCAAGCCAGAAGACAGGAGGCTTGTTTGTCCAAACAGCAGAAGGGACATTCAATAAAACATTGCCAACAGCCTTGGAAGCAGATGTGAGGGAGGAAGATTTGGGCGCAGCATTTTTCGATGCAGACGGAGATGGTGACCAAGATTTGTACGTGGTAAGTGGAGGGAATATTTATAAGAAGGGTGCACCGCAGCTCCAAGATAGGCTTTATATAAACGATGGAAAAGGGAACTTGACCAAAAGCGATGGGTTGCCCGATATTAGGGTGAGTGGGTCTTGTGTTCTCCCTGCCGATTATGACGGAGATGGAGACCTGGATTTGTTTGTGGGTGGAAGGCTCGTGCCTCGCAATTATCCTCTTCCTGCCGATAGCTATATTCTGGAAAACCGCAGCGAAGGAGGAAAAATTTCGTTTGTAGATGTGACCAAGGATATTGCTCCTGAGCTTGCAGGGCTAGGCATGGTTACCAGTGGAGAGTGGGTAGATTACGATAATGACGGCGCAGTGGATTTGGTACTTGCTGGCGAATGGATGCCTATCACTTTCTTCAAAAATAAGAATGGGAAGTTTGAAAACATGACCGAAGAATATGGCTTGGCAAATACTACTGGCTGGTGGTTCAGTATTTTGGCAGAAGATTTTGACGGAGATGGAGACAAAGACTTTGTGCTTGGTAACCTTGGGTTGAATTACAAATACAAGGCAAATGAGAAAGAGACTTTTGATGTATATGCCAAAGATTTTGATGAGAACGGTAAGATAGATATTGTGCTAGGTTATTATAACCAAGGTACTCAGTTTCCTGTAAGAGGTCGCCAGTGTTCTTCTGAGCAGATTCCAATTATTCAGATGCAATATGAGACGTATGATGAGTTTTCCGTGGCTACGCTAGAGGATGTGTATTCGAAAGAAGCGCTGGAGTCTGCGTTGCATTACCAAGTGACTGATTTTAGCAGTGCTTACATAGAGAACTTGGGTGATGGGAAATTCAAGAGACATAAACTTCCTAACGAAGTACAGCTTTCCAGTATCAATGGCATTGTGGCTGAGGACTTTAATGAGGATGGAAATTTGGATATCATTGTAGCAGGAAACTTATATACATCGGAAGTGGAAACTCCTCGTAACGACGGCGGTATAGGTTGCCTACTGTTGGGCGATGGCAAAGGAAACTTTACCCCAACTACCTTCCCTGAAAGTGGGATATTAATTTACAACGATACTCGTGATTTGAAACTGATAAAAGGGAACAAAGAATGGTTGCTGCTTGCCGGTAATAACCAAGGACCTGTACAGATATTTAAGAAAGAGGTAGATAGAAAAGAATTAGCTGTTTTGAACCAATAG
- a CDS encoding RagB/SusD family nutrient uptake outer membrane protein, giving the protein MKITKKIALTLSFLIVFSVSCKEDFLEVLPTASLSEAQLASIKGMEGSLIGAYSILLGRDGFYSSSDNWFWGSVVGGEANKGSDPGDQSGVNEIMQYNTQTTNGEVNLKYRVSYEGVARSNAVLKLGVLAEDVPDEAKVGIIAEARFLRGHYYFEMKKIFGDVPYVDETWDGVTPVANDKDLWPMIEADLDFAYKNLPETMSDPGRANKWAAAAYLAKAYVYQEKWSEAKVLFDAVIADGQTANGQKYGLVENYANIFRSTNDNHEESVFAIQASANTGTVQNANAGMVLNFPHGSSGPERPGGCCGFFQPTFDMANSFRTDANGLPLLDGSYNDGGNALKNDFGMSSHDDPDTPDPYEPDAGNVDPRLDHSVGRRGIPYLDWGPHPGQFWIRSQPYAGPYSPKKFIYYKGGSGTENDISGWTPGYTALNVSVIRYADVLLLAAETEAELGNLEAARALVNQVRERAANSEYFVKTEGGDDAANYVIGTYDAAWTDKAAAIDAIRFERKLELSGEGQRFFDLVRWGIAEPTLNAFLANERSNNPGSSMYQGAKFDTNKDEYQPIPQNEIDLQGTEVLKQNPGY; this is encoded by the coding sequence ATGAAAATCACAAAAAAAATTGCGTTAACGCTGTCATTCTTGATAGTATTTTCGGTATCCTGTAAGGAGGACTTTTTGGAAGTCCTTCCTACGGCATCGCTAAGTGAGGCTCAGTTAGCCTCAATAAAGGGGATGGAAGGATCCCTGATAGGAGCGTACAGTATTCTGCTTGGTAGAGATGGTTTTTATTCTAGTTCAGACAACTGGTTTTGGGGTTCTGTAGTAGGAGGAGAGGCGAATAAGGGGAGTGACCCAGGTGACCAGTCTGGGGTGAATGAAATTATGCAGTATAACACCCAGACAACTAATGGCGAGGTAAATCTTAAGTACCGAGTAAGTTATGAGGGGGTTGCAAGAAGTAATGCCGTATTGAAGTTAGGTGTTCTTGCAGAAGATGTGCCTGACGAAGCTAAAGTTGGAATCATAGCAGAAGCAAGATTCTTAAGAGGTCACTATTACTTCGAAATGAAGAAAATCTTTGGAGATGTACCTTACGTAGATGAGACTTGGGACGGTGTCACACCAGTAGCCAACGACAAGGATCTGTGGCCTATGATAGAGGCAGACCTTGATTTTGCCTACAAAAACTTGCCTGAAACAATGAGTGATCCAGGAAGAGCAAACAAATGGGCTGCTGCTGCTTACTTGGCTAAGGCATATGTTTACCAGGAAAAATGGTCTGAGGCAAAAGTTCTTTTTGATGCAGTAATTGCAGATGGGCAAACTGCCAATGGTCAGAAATATGGTCTTGTTGAGAACTATGCTAATATTTTTAGGTCAACAAACGACAACCACGAAGAGTCTGTGTTTGCTATCCAAGCATCTGCTAATACAGGTACTGTACAAAATGCTAATGCTGGTATGGTGTTGAACTTCCCTCATGGCTCTTCAGGTCCTGAAAGACCAGGTGGCTGCTGTGGTTTCTTCCAGCCTACTTTCGATATGGCTAATTCATTTCGCACAGATGCAAATGGGCTTCCATTATTAGATGGTTCTTATAATGATGGCGGAAATGCATTAAAGAATGACTTTGGGATGTCGAGTCATGATGATCCAGATACTCCAGACCCATATGAACCAGATGCAGGCAATGTAGATCCTCGTTTGGATCATTCAGTAGGCCGTCGTGGTATTCCCTACCTAGATTGGGGCCCTCACCCAGGTCAGTTCTGGATTCGTAGCCAACCTTATGCAGGTCCTTATTCTCCGAAGAAATTTATTTACTACAAAGGAGGAAGTGGTACTGAGAATGATATAAGTGGTTGGACACCAGGGTATACTGCGTTGAATGTAAGTGTGATCCGTTATGCAGATGTATTGCTGTTAGCTGCAGAAACAGAAGCAGAATTAGGTAATTTGGAAGCTGCAAGAGCTTTGGTAAATCAAGTGAGAGAAAGAGCGGCAAATTCTGAGTATTTTGTAAAAACTGAAGGTGGAGATGATGCAGCCAACTATGTGATTGGTACGTATGATGCTGCCTGGACTGATAAAGCTGCTGCGATCGATGCCATTAGGTTTGAAAGAAAACTAGAGCTTTCTGGAGAAGGCCAGCGTTTCTTCGACTTGGTAAGATGGGGTATAGCTGAGCCAACGCTAAATGCATTCTTAGCTAATGAGAGAAGCAATAACCCAGGTTCTTCTATGTACCAAGGTGCTAAGTTTGATACAAATAAAGATGAGTACCAGCCTATTCCTCAAAACGAAATCGATTTGCAGGGAACAGAAGTTCTCAAGCAAAACCCTGGTTACTAG